The Blastocatellia bacterium genome includes a window with the following:
- a CDS encoding FtsW/RodA/SpoVE family cell cycle protein, with protein MQNTPPKLNRTSPSLHLILTAAIFVACIIGYVAVIWSGRLHGYDPSKTVAARDLALFIPIVALFFWLTRRQRHRGEMLLLTASVFLFAAGLLMQFRLFSDPEYGARGADRVKAREYKAQTVRLLNVETGYDDDKKTALFGSPDKVPEKPAVNTLPVYERSFFDILKSVNTWIPIFGLLAFAVGYRLFRNDRVLLWFQSHALIIGIATMIPFAVVAFLSDEGKFMGQTTPWEGVKVFFLLSFAGILADSYRHLRRTRWGLPPARYLLPFLLIAAMPVVPFFALSDFGQMLVFFGVYLMLYVVAVRKSLQLAYAFVVVASVFVLFFGASKIASGAGIPGRVYFRFYQWVHTWEPPAPETWWWKRDYERYLKAKNLPNPSDPQEIAQRNQEAWNDKVLQQSQGLFGINEGQVSGEGLGLGYPETVPISDSDFIYAALGEETGLLGGLAILLALAVFVIAGTAISIGAGDMYTKLLAAGFTAFIGFQAIVNVGGVLRFLPMTGITLPFVSHGGWSLITSFAMLGILLALSHRNAVARPVTEHQPQFVPVR; from the coding sequence ATGCAGAACACACCTCCGAAACTGAATCGTACAAGCCCGTCATTGCACCTGATACTGACCGCCGCTATCTTCGTGGCGTGTATCATCGGCTACGTCGCGGTCATCTGGTCTGGCCGCCTGCACGGCTATGATCCGAGCAAGACGGTGGCGGCGCGTGACCTGGCGCTGTTCATCCCCATCGTCGCGCTCTTCTTCTGGCTGACGCGCAGACAGCGCCACCGCGGCGAAATGCTGTTGCTGACCGCCTCGGTCTTCCTGTTCGCCGCCGGCCTGTTGATGCAATTCAGGCTTTTCTCTGACCCGGAGTACGGCGCGCGCGGCGCCGACCGCGTCAAGGCGCGCGAGTATAAAGCGCAGACCGTCAGACTGCTGAATGTCGAGACCGGATATGACGATGACAAGAAGACGGCGCTCTTCGGCTCGCCGGACAAGGTTCCCGAGAAGCCCGCGGTTAACACCTTGCCGGTCTATGAGCGCAGCTTCTTCGACATTCTTAAATCGGTGAATACCTGGATTCCCATTTTCGGATTGCTCGCCTTCGCCGTCGGCTACCGGCTGTTTCGCAATGATCGAGTGCTGCTGTGGTTCCAGAGCCATGCGCTGATCATTGGCATCGCGACAATGATTCCCTTCGCGGTCGTCGCCTTTCTGAGCGACGAAGGCAAGTTCATGGGGCAGACCACGCCCTGGGAAGGCGTCAAGGTTTTCTTCCTTCTGAGCTTTGCAGGCATACTTGCCGACTCGTATCGCCACTTGCGGCGGACGCGCTGGGGGTTGCCGCCGGCGCGCTACCTGCTGCCTTTTCTGTTGATCGCGGCGATGCCGGTCGTGCCTTTCTTCGCGCTGTCAGACTTCGGGCAGATGCTAGTCTTCTTCGGAGTTTACCTGATGCTCTATGTCGTCGCGGTGCGCAAGAGCCTGCAACTCGCCTACGCCTTCGTTGTCGTCGCCAGCGTCTTTGTGCTGTTCTTCGGCGCATCGAAGATTGCTTCCGGCGCGGGGATACCGGGACGCGTCTACTTCCGTTTCTATCAGTGGGTGCATACCTGGGAGCCGCCTGCACCCGAAACCTGGTGGTGGAAGCGCGATTATGAGCGCTACTTGAAGGCCAAAAATCTGCCCAACCCGAGCGACCCGCAAGAGATCGCGCAACGCAATCAAGAGGCGTGGAATGACAAAGTGCTTCAACAATCTCAGGGGCTGTTCGGCATTAACGAAGGCCAGGTGAGCGGTGAAGGGCTCGGACTGGGTTACCCGGAAACGGTGCCCATCTCGGACTCGGATTTCATCTACGCGGCGCTGGGCGAAGAGACGGGATTATTAGGAGGGCTGGCCATCTTGCTTGCGCTAGCCGTATTCGTCATCGCGGGTACGGCCATCAGCATCGGCGCAGGCGATATGTACACCAAGTTGCTGGCCGCTGGCTTCACCGCTTTCATCGGCTTTCAGGCCATCGTCAACGTCGGCGGGGTGCTGCGCTTCCTGCCGATGACCGGGATCACACTGCCGTTTGTCAGCCATGGCGGCTGGTCGCTCATCACCTCATTCGCCATGCTTGGCATCCTGCTGGCGCTCTCGCACCGCAACGCCGTGGCGCGCCCGGTGACAGAGCATCAGCCGCAGTTTGTTCCAGTCCGATAG
- a CDS encoding penicillin-binding transpeptidase domain-containing protein: MWIPRLLTIIFIALVLLIALLLMLAAWRHRSPPISDLGAMPEDIREFGPAATNRWLVALRYVLLLLLATVFGFHAYWVFKADAKDSVFAKAKRNDARNLRLAEAGLKGWVFDRSGKLENALIRYRNDAGIITRDYPLGAAAVHLTGYSDFIFGAGGMEYAYRDWLTEPASTYNKMSSPTPVGQDLKVTIDAALQRETYGLLQATGKRAAAIVLLLPNNEVLSMASAPSFEPRSINDASTWQRMSDQAENAPLISPLVNRALGTLVTGGAASYYAPGSTFKTFIAAVAIDSGVTQEQFTCTAEGFTPPGSGRAIRDFEGEVHGTLGLADAFKVSCNQYFAQLGLKLGKERLASYARRMMMQIAPDEGIPRMDKIWEILHGRQDRFDYVFAPPMTKMNLSAKATAYDVALQSFGQGYDDLTVMGMALIASAVAGADGNFVAPTFEPGAPRKVLSQFVTPQTAAQVRALMRQVVEGGTASGAFAALRGRITAGGKTGTADRVVPVYDNQGKRVLDYVEKDGDKHYKTEGLTDSWFVGFAPADNPQIVYAVVVENGGQGAKAAAPIAVKLIDKAAQLGYVTAGTAPAPPAATRPVQRTSH, translated from the coding sequence ATGTGGATTCCACGTCTCCTTACGATTATCTTCATCGCCCTCGTCCTGCTTATCGCCTTGCTGCTGATGTTAGCGGCATGGCGCCACCGCTCTCCGCCCATCAGCGACCTGGGCGCGATGCCCGAAGACATTCGCGAATTCGGCCCGGCGGCAACTAACCGCTGGCTCGTCGCCTTGCGCTACGTTCTGCTGCTGTTGCTTGCCACGGTCTTCGGCTTTCATGCCTACTGGGTATTCAAGGCCGATGCGAAGGACAGTGTTTTCGCCAAGGCCAAGCGCAACGACGCGCGCAACCTGCGGCTCGCCGAAGCCGGCCTGAAAGGTTGGGTCTTTGACCGCAGCGGCAAGCTCGAAAACGCCTTGATCCGTTATCGCAATGACGCCGGCATCATCACGCGCGATTACCCGCTCGGCGCCGCGGCGGTTCACCTGACCGGTTATTCGGATTTCATTTTCGGCGCCGGCGGCATGGAGTACGCCTACCGCGACTGGCTGACCGAGCCCGCGAGCACCTACAACAAGATGAGCTCGCCGACGCCGGTCGGCCAGGACTTGAAGGTTACGATTGACGCCGCCTTGCAGCGCGAGACCTACGGCCTGCTGCAAGCCACGGGCAAACGCGCCGCCGCCATCGTCCTGCTGTTGCCCAACAATGAGGTCTTATCTATGGCGAGCGCGCCGAGCTTCGAGCCGCGCTCGATCAACGACGCCAGCACCTGGCAGCGCATGAGCGATCAGGCCGAAAATGCGCCGCTGATTTCGCCGCTGGTCAACCGCGCGCTCGGCACACTGGTGACGGGCGGCGCCGCCTCGTATTATGCGCCGGGCTCGACCTTCAAGACCTTCATCGCCGCCGTCGCCATTGATAGCGGCGTCACCCAGGAGCAATTCACCTGCACTGCCGAAGGCTTCACGCCGCCCGGATCGGGGCGCGCGATTCGCGACTTCGAGGGTGAAGTTCACGGAACCCTCGGCCTCGCCGATGCCTTCAAGGTGTCATGCAATCAGTACTTCGCGCAGCTCGGATTGAAACTCGGCAAAGAGCGGCTGGCCAGCTATGCCAGGCGCATGATGATGCAGATCGCCCCTGATGAAGGCATTCCACGAATGGATAAGATATGGGAGATTCTGCACGGCAGGCAGGATCGCTTTGATTATGTTTTCGCGCCGCCGATGACCAAGATGAACCTGTCTGCAAAGGCAACGGCATACGATGTCGCTTTGCAGAGTTTTGGCCAGGGATACGACGACCTGACGGTGATGGGCATGGCGCTGATCGCCTCGGCGGTTGCCGGCGCGGACGGCAATTTCGTCGCGCCGACATTCGAGCCCGGCGCGCCGCGCAAAGTCTTAAGTCAATTCGTTACGCCACAGACCGCGGCTCAGGTCCGCGCCTTGATGCGTCAGGTTGTCGAAGGCGGAACCGCTTCGGGCGCGTTCGCGGCGCTGCGCGGGCGAATCACTGCCGGAGGCAAGACCGGCACCGCCGACCGCGTCGTCCCGGTTTATGACAATCAAGGCAAACGTGTGCTTGATTATGTCGAAAAGGATGGCGACAAGCACTACAAAACCGAGGGGCTGACCGATTCGTGGTTCGTCGGCTTCGCGCCCGCGGATAACCCGCAAATCGTCTATGCCGTGGTCGTCGAAAACGGAGGCCAGGGCGCTAAGGCCGCCGCGCCCATCGCCGTCAAGCTGATCGATAAAGCCGCGCAGCTTGGATACGTCACCGCTGGCACCGCCCCTGCGCCGCCAGCCGCCACACGGCCCGTACAACGAACAAGTCACTAA
- a CDS encoding FHA domain-containing protein, which yields MADKNDSVLDKAEQLARRVLERLGSTVDSKLGGRADAALSYREVSSLTARIEREIEANLRPDSEGVKRIAPNRIRVGFTYERATEISQEYLDALAKELKAATYEFIVNRRYSTLAPYTVEATSDLFAKATSVRGYFDGDPAPETGSPSGSAKPAPASRTEKTLELKDSDGRSYRITLKADSAPATIGRTAGNALQLDHKSVSRLHCSLALKPGGQVVVADLGSANGTTVNGQALAATEARPLNPGDVLGVGDLRLSLIEVE from the coding sequence ATGGCCGACAAGAACGACAGCGTGCTTGACAAGGCCGAGCAGCTCGCCCGGCGGGTGCTTGAGCGGCTCGGCTCGACCGTTGACAGCAAGCTCGGAGGCCGCGCCGATGCGGCATTGAGTTATCGCGAAGTCAGCAGCCTGACGGCCCGCATTGAACGCGAAATCGAAGCCAACCTGCGACCCGACTCCGAGGGCGTCAAACGCATCGCCCCCAATCGCATCCGCGTCGGCTTCACTTACGAGCGCGCCACAGAGATCAGCCAGGAATACCTCGACGCGCTCGCCAAAGAGCTGAAGGCCGCGACCTACGAATTCATCGTCAACCGCCGCTACTCCACGCTGGCGCCTTACACGGTCGAAGCGACCAGTGACCTGTTCGCCAAAGCGACATCAGTCAGAGGGTACTTTGACGGCGACCCTGCGCCAGAAACGGGCTCGCCCAGCGGATCGGCGAAGCCCGCACCAGCCTCGCGCACCGAAAAGACCCTGGAACTAAAAGACAGCGACGGGCGCAGCTATCGCATCACGCTCAAAGCCGATTCCGCGCCCGCGACCATCGGTCGGACGGCAGGCAATGCCTTGCAACTTGACCACAAGAGCGTTTCCCGCCTGCACTGCTCGCTGGCCTTAAAGCCCGGCGGTCAGGTCGTCGTCGCCGACCTCGGCAGCGCCAACGGCACGACCGTCAACGGTCAGGCGCTCGCCGCCACCGAAGCACGCCCATTGAACCCCGGTGACGTGCTCGGCGTAGGAGATTTGCGACTGTCTTTGATCGAAGTAGAGTGA
- a CDS encoding ABC transporter permease — protein MSPSASLKGFVNKTLAIAELEVRKLRHDFTELLTRAAQPVLWFVLFGEVLTRARAIPTGEIAYRDFLAPGILAQSVLFVAIFYGISIIWERDLGITNKFLVSPTPRAALVLGKALSAGVRALSQALIIYALALLLGVKLNWHPLALAGVLVVVFIGSALFSTFSLIVACLVKTRERFMGIGQVLTMPLFFASNAIYPIELMPGWLRVVSAVNPLTYEVDALRALMIRGWQGEFGLGLDFGILLGLTFVLVLIGARLYPRVVL, from the coding sequence CTGAGTCCGTCTGCCAGCCTCAAGGGCTTCGTCAATAAAACGCTGGCGATTGCCGAGCTTGAGGTGCGCAAGCTGCGCCACGACTTCACAGAGTTGCTGACACGCGCGGCGCAGCCGGTCTTGTGGTTCGTCTTATTCGGTGAAGTCCTGACCCGCGCCCGCGCCATTCCAACCGGCGAGATCGCCTACCGCGATTTTCTCGCCCCCGGCATCCTCGCCCAGAGCGTCCTCTTTGTAGCGATCTTCTACGGCATCAGCATTATCTGGGAGCGTGACCTCGGCATTACCAATAAATTCCTCGTCAGCCCGACTCCGCGAGCCGCGCTGGTTCTGGGCAAAGCGTTGTCTGCGGGCGTGCGCGCGCTGTCGCAAGCGTTGATCATTTACGCACTGGCGCTGTTGCTCGGCGTCAAGCTGAACTGGCACCCCCTGGCGTTGGCCGGCGTGCTTGTAGTGGTGTTTATCGGCTCGGCTCTCTTCTCTACTTTTTCGCTGATCGTCGCCTGTCTGGTGAAGACACGCGAACGTTTCATGGGCATCGGCCAGGTCTTGACCATGCCCTTGTTCTTTGCGAGCAATGCCATCTATCCCATCGAGCTAATGCCCGGATGGCTGCGGGTGGTCTCGGCAGTCAACCCGCTAACCTACGAAGTGGACGCGCTGCGCGCTCTAATGATTCGCGGTTGGCAGGGTGAGTTCGGCCTCGGCCTCGATTTCGGCATCCTGCTCGGCCTGACGTTTGTGCTGGTGCTGATCGGCGCGCGGCTCTATCCGCGAGTCGTTCTCTGA
- a CDS encoding ATP-binding cassette domain-containing protein, whose amino-acid sequence MKVIETSALTRKYGKLTAVDGLTIAIEPGEAFGLLGPNGAGKTTVIKMLTTLLPPTSGQASIAGLDVLKQSGAVRRLIGYVPQLVSVDGSLTGYENLLIFAKLYDIPPRLREARLSEALQMVGLTEAADKLVRQYSGGMIRRLEIAQSTLHRPRLLFLDEPTGGLDPLARQAVWRHIERLRDEYGTTIFLTTHDMEEADHLCNRIAIMHRGKVVIADTPARLKAVIGKPEATLGEVFIHFAGDSLESGSGYRETSRGRRAARRLG is encoded by the coding sequence ATGAAGGTAATCGAAACATCGGCGCTCACTCGAAAATATGGCAAGCTCACGGCGGTTGATGGCCTGACAATCGCGATAGAGCCGGGCGAGGCGTTTGGCCTGCTGGGGCCAAACGGCGCCGGCAAGACGACCGTCATCAAGATGTTGACCACACTGCTGCCGCCGACATCAGGCCAAGCATCAATCGCCGGGCTGGACGTGCTGAAACAGTCGGGTGCCGTGCGGCGCTTGATCGGCTATGTTCCGCAGCTCGTCTCGGTTGATGGCTCGCTCACGGGGTACGAAAACCTGCTAATCTTCGCCAAGCTCTACGACATTCCGCCACGACTGCGAGAGGCGCGATTGTCAGAAGCATTACAAATGGTCGGACTGACCGAGGCCGCCGACAAACTGGTCAGGCAATACTCAGGCGGCATGATCCGCCGTCTTGAGATTGCTCAATCCACTCTGCACCGCCCGCGCCTGTTGTTTCTTGACGAGCCGACGGGCGGACTCGACCCGCTGGCGCGTCAGGCGGTCTGGCGGCATATCGAGCGGCTGCGCGACGAATATGGCACGACGATTTTTCTGACGACGCACGACATGGAAGAAGCGGATCACCTGTGCAATCGTATCGCCATCATGCATCGGGGCAAGGTGGTGATCGCCGACACGCCGGCTCGCCTTAAAGCCGTCATCGGGAAACCGGAGGCGACGCTGGGCGAAGTCTTCATTCACTTTGCAGGCGACAGCCTGGAATCGGGGAGCGGCTATCGTGAGACTTCAAGAGGAAGGCGCGCGGCCCGACGACTGGGATAG
- a CDS encoding uridine kinase produces MQNELLTDLGKSLLVGSLDDERLMAQTGEPPAVQILPEANVIKVGGQSFIDRGRVAVFPLIEEIVANLGRHKMIIGTGAGTRARHAYSVGLDLGLPTGVLSVLGTFVSMQNARMLNYLLAKHGIPFIEPAQFAQLPHYLAERGAVVFFGMPPYIYWHQNPALGRIPPHRTDTGTYLVSEVFGAKSMIFVKDEDGLYTADPKKDRHARFIPKITVAELAELDLQDVVVERSILELLPRATYRRSIQVVNGLKPGNLTRALDGEHVGTIITAD; encoded by the coding sequence ATGCAGAACGAACTTCTTACAGACCTCGGCAAATCGTTACTCGTTGGATCGCTCGATGACGAGCGACTGATGGCACAGACCGGCGAGCCGCCGGCCGTCCAGATTTTGCCGGAAGCCAATGTGATTAAAGTCGGCGGCCAGAGCTTCATTGATCGGGGCCGCGTCGCCGTCTTCCCGTTGATCGAGGAGATTGTCGCCAACCTCGGCCGCCATAAGATGATCATCGGCACGGGCGCGGGCACACGGGCGCGCCACGCTTACAGCGTCGGCCTCGACCTTGGATTGCCGACCGGCGTGCTGAGCGTGCTCGGCACCTTCGTCAGCATGCAGAACGCCCGGATGCTGAATTACCTGCTCGCCAAGCATGGCATTCCGTTCATCGAGCCGGCGCAGTTCGCACAGTTGCCGCATTATCTGGCCGAGCGCGGGGCCGTCGTCTTCTTTGGTATGCCGCCTTACATTTACTGGCATCAGAACCCTGCGCTGGGGCGCATCCCGCCGCACCGCACAGACACCGGCACGTACCTGGTCAGCGAAGTCTTCGGCGCGAAATCGATGATCTTCGTCAAAGACGAAGACGGCCTCTACACCGCCGACCCGAAGAAGGACCGCCACGCCCGCTTTATCCCGAAGATCACGGTGGCAGAGCTGGCGGAGCTTGACCTGCAAGACGTGGTCGTCGAGCGCAGCATTCTCGAACTGTTGCCGCGGGCGACCTATCGCCGTTCGATTCAGGTCGTGAACGGCCTGAAACCCGGCAACCTGACGCGGGCGCTCGATGGCGAGCACGTCGGCACGATCATTACCGCGGATTGA
- a CDS encoding uridylate kinase — MSETSKPTDGRQHLQSLLMRESLLDKEVQRGTETPVFRMLPDAHVLKIGGRSVLDAGREVVYPVVDALAECLTTKRLIIGTGGGARSRHVFSIGIDLGLPTGVLAQLAAADALANAHILGTLLAPHGVVAIPPEIFGHLLPLFIKSAPGVIFNGVPPFSLWEHPPATGRIPPHRTDAGVFLLAECFGCASLTLVKDVDGLYTSDPKRDSGASLIREISVTEIRQRQFETLPFDRVVLDLLDNARLLRSLQLINGRKPELIAAALNGEHVGTVVYKG, encoded by the coding sequence TTGAGCGAAACGTCAAAGCCAACCGATGGGCGGCAACACCTCCAATCGCTGCTGATGCGCGAAAGCCTGCTCGATAAAGAGGTGCAGCGCGGCACAGAAACCCCCGTCTTCCGCATGCTCCCTGACGCCCATGTGCTGAAGATCGGCGGGCGTTCGGTCCTCGACGCCGGGCGCGAGGTCGTCTATCCGGTTGTTGACGCCCTGGCCGAATGTCTGACGACCAAACGTTTGATCATCGGCACAGGCGGCGGCGCGCGCAGCCGCCACGTCTTCTCTATCGGCATTGACCTCGGCCTGCCGACCGGCGTGCTGGCGCAACTGGCGGCCGCCGACGCCCTGGCCAATGCCCACATCCTCGGCACACTGCTCGCCCCTCACGGGGTCGTCGCCATCCCGCCTGAAATCTTTGGACACCTGTTGCCGCTTTTCATCAAGAGCGCGCCCGGCGTCATCTTCAATGGGGTGCCGCCCTTCTCACTCTGGGAGCATCCTCCGGCCACCGGGCGCATCCCGCCGCACCGCACAGACGCCGGCGTCTTCCTGCTCGCCGAATGCTTTGGCTGCGCCTCGCTGACGCTGGTTAAAGACGTGGATGGTTTGTACACCAGTGACCCCAAGCGCGATTCGGGCGCGTCGCTGATCCGCGAAATCAGCGTCACAGAGATTCGCCAGCGCCAGTTTGAGACGCTCCCCTTCGACCGCGTCGTGCTTGACCTGCTCGACAACGCCAGGCTGCTGCGCTCGTTGCAACTGATCAATGGTCGCAAACCTGAGCTGATTGCCGCCGCGCTCAACGGCGAGCATGTAGGAACGGTTGTTTACAAAGGGTGA
- a CDS encoding ATP-dependent DNA ligase, which yields MRFDELTIYLEKLEKASGRAAMYDLLGSLYKKATTEEIGPIAYLMEAQLAPAFAGIQLGMGERMVAAAIAQVTGKSAEQVNKLYKKQGDLGLVAEGLLPKKRQSRLTLLRAYEGLLDIARMTGSGSSEKKVEKLAALLKATASHAARYLVRFAVGRLRLGVGTPTIIEAVARTQDDSRQAREVIERAYNLCSDLGLVLTTLREHGLGSLKRFRVRVGNPVRMMLAERLPDAEAIFKKLGRCAVEAKLDGFRCQVHWRGGKAEIFSRNLERLTDMFPDLAAAVAAQINARTAIIEGEAMAFNEATGEFYPFQVTVQRKRKHKIAEKAEAWPLAFIVFDLLYADGKDQTAKPYEVRRLALEKLIRFDGRIRPVERKIVASAKALQQFFDEQTGGGQEGIIAKRLDSPYQAGGRNYNWIKLKRNYGSELSDTIDAIIVGYLRGRGMRARLGIGSFVAAAYDEATDSFKTIGKVGSGLSEANWIKLRKLLDEQAVTDKPARVDSRLSPDVWVEPRHLVTILADEITRSPVHTAALDDAGKGLALRFPRVVGFIREDKSPEDATTVAEIQKMYAMQKRQKR from the coding sequence ATGCGTTTTGATGAGTTGACGATTTATCTTGAAAAGCTGGAGAAGGCGAGCGGGCGGGCGGCGATGTACGATCTGCTCGGCAGTCTCTATAAGAAAGCCACGACCGAAGAGATCGGCCCGATTGCCTACCTGATGGAGGCGCAGCTCGCGCCCGCCTTCGCCGGCATACAACTCGGCATGGGCGAGCGCATGGTCGCCGCCGCCATCGCCCAGGTAACCGGCAAATCAGCCGAGCAAGTCAACAAGCTTTACAAAAAGCAAGGCGACCTCGGGCTGGTTGCCGAAGGGCTCTTGCCGAAGAAACGACAGAGCCGCCTGACCTTGCTGCGCGCCTACGAAGGCTTGCTCGACATCGCCCGGATGACGGGCTCTGGAAGCAGCGAAAAGAAGGTTGAGAAACTTGCGGCCTTGCTCAAGGCGACGGCCTCGCACGCGGCGCGCTATCTGGTACGGTTTGCCGTCGGGCGTCTGCGCCTCGGCGTCGGCACCCCGACGATCATTGAAGCCGTCGCACGCACACAAGACGACAGTCGGCAGGCCCGCGAAGTCATCGAGCGCGCTTACAATCTCTGCTCAGACCTCGGACTTGTGCTGACGACGCTGCGCGAGCATGGCCTCGGTAGCCTGAAACGGTTCAGGGTGCGGGTCGGCAATCCCGTTCGCATGATGCTGGCCGAGCGGTTGCCAGACGCCGAAGCGATCTTTAAGAAGCTCGGGCGCTGCGCCGTCGAAGCCAAGCTCGACGGGTTTCGCTGCCAGGTTCATTGGCGCGGCGGCAAAGCCGAAATCTTCTCGCGCAATCTCGAACGCCTGACCGACATGTTCCCCGACCTGGCCGCCGCGGTGGCCGCACAGATTAACGCTCGCACCGCCATCATCGAAGGCGAGGCGATGGCCTTCAACGAGGCGACCGGCGAGTTCTATCCTTTCCAAGTCACCGTCCAGCGCAAGCGCAAGCACAAGATTGCCGAGAAGGCCGAAGCCTGGCCGCTGGCCTTCATTGTCTTTGATCTGCTTTACGCCGACGGCAAGGATCAAACGGCAAAGCCTTATGAGGTGCGCCGCCTGGCGCTCGAAAAGCTGATCCGCTTCGACGGCCGCATTCGTCCTGTCGAGCGAAAGATCGTCGCCAGCGCCAAGGCCCTACAGCAATTCTTCGACGAACAGACGGGCGGCGGTCAGGAAGGCATCATCGCCAAGCGGCTCGATTCGCCCTATCAGGCGGGCGGCAGAAATTACAACTGGATCAAGCTCAAGCGCAACTACGGAAGCGAGCTGAGCGACACCATTGATGCGATCATCGTCGGCTACCTGCGTGGGCGCGGCATGCGCGCACGCCTGGGGATCGGCTCATTCGTCGCGGCGGCCTATGACGAAGCGACCGATAGTTTCAAGACCATCGGCAAAGTCGGCAGCGGGCTCAGCGAGGCGAACTGGATAAAGCTGAGAAAGCTCTTAGACGAGCAGGCAGTGACCGACAAGCCTGCGCGGGTTGATTCGCGCCTGTCGCCGGATGTCTGGGTCGAGCCGCGCCATCTCGTCACCATACTGGCGGACGAGATCACACGCTCGCCGGTTCATACGGCGGCGCTTGATGACGCGGGCAAAGGGCTGGCCTTGCGTTTCCCGCGCGTCGTCGGCTTCATCCGCGAGGACAAGTCCCCCGAAGACGCCACAACCGTCGCAGAGATTCAAAAGATGTACGCCATGCAGAAGCGCCAGAAGCGTTGA